A portion of the Anabas testudineus chromosome 22, fAnaTes1.2, whole genome shotgun sequence genome contains these proteins:
- the zgc:109986 gene encoding class I SAM-dependent methyltransferase — MNFPQAKSELKQLLNKVGPSELPKLLDWVRNSDELDELLLDNRRVMLQSIAEHLRARLPLDAMFPSETTAHHKMQQRSRPTAHVDSFLYDDEQVDVLCEEGTMSRTYCLSCGSSRTAPLDFISHSFSVSELQFLFQNVLPDLSGRVLVDVGSRLGAVLYGGHVYSSASQLIGVELSREFVQLQNDVLLRFRLNDRVQVLHADICTQDVLLQNADVLIMNNVFEFFVEPSGQLRAWRFIMQNFRKTGSLLVTVPSLQESLSALQEALQPDWVKELPVDYNVYLGRDTDPDALKQIHLYQVI, encoded by the exons ATGAATTTTCCTCAAGCGAAGTCGgagctgaagcagctgctgaacaaagtGGGTCCGTCCGAGCTCCCGAAGCTGCTGGACTGGGTCCGAAACTCAG ACGAGCTGGacgagctgctgctggacaacAGGAGAGTGATGCTGCAGAGCATCGCTGAGCACCTGAGAGCCCGACTGCCTCTGGACGCCATGTTCCCCTCGGAGACCACAGCTCACCACAAG atgcaGCAGCGCTCGCGGCCGACCGCTCACGTCGACAGTTTCCTGTATGATGACGAGCAGGTGGATGTTCTGTGTGAAGAGGGAACCATGAGCCGGACCTACTGCCTGAGCTGTGGATCCTCCAGGACGGCGCCGCTGG atTTCATCTCTCACTCGTTCTCGGTGTCGgagcttcagtttcttttccaGAATGTTCTCCCAGACCTGAGCGGTCGGGTTCTGGTGGATGTTGGGTCCAGACTGGGAGCTGTGCTGTatggg ggTCACGTGTACAGCTCAGCCTCTCAGCTCATCGGTGTGGAGCTCAGTCGGGAGTTTGTTCAGCTGCAGAACGACGTGCTGCTGAGATTCAGACTCAATGATCGAGTTCAG GTTCTCCATGCTGACATCTGCACACAGGATGTTCTGCTACAGAACGCAGATGTTCTAATCATGAACAATGTGTTTGAGTTCTTCGTGGAGCCCAGCGGGCAGCTGAG AGCGTGGAGGTTCATCATGCAGAACTTTAGGAAGACTGGATCTCTGTTGGTCACTGTTCCCAGTCTGCAAGAGAGTCTAAGCGCACTGCAG GAGGCGCTGCAGCCCGACTGGGTGAAGGAACTTCCTGTGGATTACAACGTTTACCTGGGCAGAGACACAGACCCTGACGCCCTCAAACAGATCCACCTTTACCAGGTCATTTGA